A region of the Lentimicrobiaceae bacterium genome:
TTGCAAAACAGGTTCGACTTCAATTACGGATTAAACTTGGCAATCAACCAAACTCATTTTTTTAAGTAAGACGAAAGTGGCAAAAACATATTCAGAAGTAGTAGATTTTTTATTTACGCAGTTGCCGATGTTTCAGCGCATTGGTGCTGCAGCGTACAAAGCCGATTTAAGCACAACCATCAGCTTGAATAATATTTTGGGCAATTTGCAAACCAAATATCCTGCGGTGCATATTGCTGGTACAAATGGCAAAGGTTCGGTTTCGCATTTTACAGCTTCTGTTCTACAAGAAAACGGTTTTAAGGTCGGACTTTTTACATCGCCGCATTTTAAGGATTTTACCGAGCGAATAAAAATCAACGGCAAACCCATAAGCGAAGACAAAGTCGTGGAGTTTGTCGAGCAAAACATGCAAATATTCAGCTCTATAAAGCCATCGTTTTTTGAATGGACTTTTGCCTTAGCGACTTGGTATTTTTACGAGCAAAAAGTCGATATTGCAGTCTTTGAAACAGGTATGGGTGGCAGGTTAGATTCAACAAACACCGTTAATCCTGTAATTACTTGCATTACCAACGTCGGATTAGACCACACACAGTTTTTAGGCGATACAGTAAGCTTAATTGCTGCCGAAAAGGCAGGAATAATAAAAGAAAACATTCCTATCGTTGTTGGAAGTCCCGAAGATGAAGCTTTTGATGTTATCAGCCGAAAGGCAAATCAACAAAACTCTAAGTTGTATAATTCGGAAATACTTTTCAAAGAAAAATACCATAACTTAATTAGTGATGAAGACAGAAGGCGACTTCAGGTAAAACTTGTCAACACCGAGACCAATAAGGGGTTTGAAGTAGAATCGCCTTTAATTGGGACTTACCAAATAAGCAATATTAAAACTGTTTTGTCTATTGTCTACGCTTTGCAGCAAAACAACATTATAAATATCGAAGATGCAACCGTTGTAAAAGGAATTAATAATTGCAACAAAAATGTTCCTTTGTTTGGCAGATGGCAGATTATGCAAACACAACCAACCGTCATCGCTGATGTTGCTCATAATATAAACGGTATTACGCAAGTAGTTGAACAACTCAAAAGCTACAATTACGAAAAATTACATATAGTTTTAGGCATGGCAAACGATAAAGATATCAGCGGAATGCTTGGTCTTTTACCGAAAGAAGCCGAATACTACTTTTGCAAAGCCGATGTGCCACGTGGTTTAGATGCTAATTTGCTGAAACAACAAGCACAAGCTTATAATTTATTTGGCGAAACTTTTTCATCTTGCAGCGTGGCTCTACAAAAAGCCATACAGTCTGCCAATATTACAGATGTGGTATTAGTAACAGGCAGTGTTTTTGTCGTTGCAGAAATTATTTAAGACAATTTTTCATATAATTGCATATTGGCAAAATTTTTGTCATATACAAATACGTATATATATAAATTAACCTTTAAAAAATCTACAATTATGAACTATAAATTTAAAGAATTACCATTCGCATACGACGCTCTTGAGCCTTATTTAGATGCAAGAACAATGGAGATACACTATTCCAAGCATCATAAAGGCTATTACGATAAATTTGTTGACGCTGTTAGCAAAACCGAATTTAATGGTTTGCCAATAGAAGAAATTTTTAAGCAAGCCAGCAAAGTTCCGGCAGCTGTTAGAAACAACGGCGGCGGATACTATAACCACGAACTATATTGGAATTGTGTAGGCGAAAATGGCGGTGGCGAGCCTAAAGGAAAGTTATTAGAAGCCATTAACAAGCAATTTGGAAGTTTTGAAGAGTTCAAAACCTTGTTTGAAAATGCAGCTGCAACACGTTTTGGTAGCGGTTGGGCATGGCTTTCGGTTAAACCCGATAATACATTATCTGTAAGTTCTACCGGAAATCAAGAAAATCCACTTTGGGATACGGCAGAATGCCAAGGTCAACCAATCCTTACAATTGACGTGTGGGAGCATGCTTACTATTTGAAGTACCAAAATCGTCGTCCCGACTTTATTAAAGAGTTTTGGAATGTAGTTGATTGGGAAAAAGTAGCCAAGAGATACGAAGAGATTGTAAAATAATAAACTTATAATTAGCAGTGTTTTTTAACATTGTATTTAATTGTTGTGGTGATAAAAGGAGCTATTCTAATAATATAGATAGCTCCTTATTTTTTGCAACACTAATATTAAAGAAACTAGTCAATAAACATTGTTAGTGCAAAAACTAATGTGAGTGTTGCGAAAATTTAAAAAAAAATTTTATAACTAGGAATTTTTCCAAAAAAAGATTTATTTTATTTTTCTAAAATATGAATAAACTCCTGCGTTTTGCTTGCATAGTGGTTTCTATTCTCTTCTCTGTCTGCTCTAAACCGTTGATAATCAGTTAGCACCAAGCCGTATTTTCCATATTTAGACATAGTGTTTTTTATATCTTCTATAGACATTAACCCTTCATTATTGTAACTAAGAAATATGTATTTGAATTGTGCTTGTTTGATAAGTTCTTCAAAACTGTTTCGAACAGTAGCTTTACTGCAATATTGTGATTTTTTATAAGTGCGTAAACCTGTTTTACCTTTAGGTGTAAACGAATCGTATTTTGCTATTGTATTTAGAATATGATAATTAGCCCCATATTGACGAGTGTTATATGGAGGATCTAGGTACAAAATGTCGCCTTCTATTTCTTTAATTAGCAAATTGCTATCTTTATTGAATACTTCGTGTTCATTATCGTTAAGACTATACTCAGCAGGTTCAAGAATTAATCTTTTTTGTGCAGTTTTTTTTAAATGTTTTAGAAAAGCTCCATATACAGATGCTGTATTTGCAACTTTATCAGCACTTTCAAGTAGGCTTGCAAGCAAGAAATAGTATAAACTGTCATCTATTTCTTTATTGTCTCGCCATTCTTTAATTTGCTGTCTTACAGCATCTATTTTCATTCCATTTTCATCTGAAAAATATTGTCTTCCACTACCACTCCCTGCACAATAATGGTTGTATATAAATCCTTCTTTAGGACTTAAATTATCTAAGAAGCTTAAATAATATTCTCTGTTTGGTATTTCTTGGTGATTTTCTATGTAATTTTTATTCAATACATAACTATAATACTCAAAATCATTAGCAATAACCTTTTTTACTTTATTTTTAAATGTGCGAGCAACAATTCCAGTGCCTGCAAAGATATCACAAAAAACTTTATCAGATAAATCTTTACCAACAACAGATTCTATTGTGGAAACTATAAATTTAGAAAGTTTATATTTTGAGCCTATATAATTCATTTTTAATACTTTATTTCTTTAAAATATATTTCTTTATCCTCACAATCAATTGAAAACTCTATGTAACGTAGTTTTAATATATTATTTTCTTTAGAAAAATTTCTAAAAGCATTTAGCAAATCTGATTGTGTAGACTTATTTTTTATTTTTCTTGCTATAACCATAGGCTCTATATCTGAAGGTCTGTTAGGTATATAGTATTGTTCAATCCAATCAATATACCTTTGTAATTGTTGCGTTATATAACAATTAGCCTCAGTAGATTTCAATTCTATTGGTATTAACTTTCTGTTTTTACCTTTGATTGAAAGCATTATATCGATCCTTTGCATCCCAACACCACATGAAACCTCATTAGCAATCCATTCAATCTTTTCATCTTTCAAAAAAGATAATTTTTCTAAATTCTGTAAAATATATGCCTGAAGGTGTGTTTCGAACTGTTTGTTTTTACAATATTTTTCTATCAACCTTGGTAAAATATTTATGGAAACTTTTCTCCCTTCATAAACATTGTGTCCTATTTTAGTTGTTATTTTTTGAGTTTTCGCATCAAAAGAAAAATTGTTACCATTTAGAGTCTTTTGCCTATTTTTATCACGTATTAACTTAACCAATCTTTCACTTTCATAAATAGCAACCATAGTATTACCCCTATTGCCTTTGAGTTTTCTATATATCAAACTCCAAAGCATTTGATTTGGGGAATTGATGTTTTTTATTTCATCAAGAGCTTCCCATTCAGTAACACCTTCAGAATAGACTTGATATGGTTTAATAATTGTTCTAAAAGTCAGAGATTTTTTTAATTCAGATTTCAAATACTGACTTCCATTATTATTATCTAAAAAAGAACTATTTGCTACTTCAAAAACACCGTAAAATTTACCTTCTTTTCTTCCTTCGCCATAATTTTGCTGTAAATAGAAAATTACTAAATCCCCAACTCTAACTCTCTGACTATCTGCAATCATACCCAAAAGATTCTTTTCTGTTGCGTGATGCAATTTACTTTCTGGCTTGTTATTAAAATCAATAACATTGTTTTTAGCTCCTGTTCCAGCAAACATATATTCAAGATGATACTTGAATGTTGTGGAATCTACTATAAATACGTGTGTTGTAGCCATATCATTCTTCTTCAGGATAAAGTTTTTTAAATACACTTTCTACAGCTTCCTCAGCAGCCATAGTACTTACTTTTTTTACGCTTGATTTTCTATATTCTACAGGGTCATACTGGTAACAACCGACACATCCTAAGTCTTCCGAATAATTTTCATCTCCTTCATAAAAATCAAAGGGATTACCTAAGATATTTCTAGCACTCCAGCGTTTGTCAGTTTTTTTACACTCCTTACATATTTGTCGTTTAGCATCGTTTGCAGCTTTACTTAGTGGCTGAAAGTCAGACAGTTTCTGTAATTTTGTATTTGACACTCTATGACAATCTTTCCTTCCATTTTTATGGTCAATTTCAATTCTTGTATTCTCAGAAGTGCCTTTAATTCCAAGCATTACACATTTTTTCTCACTATAATAGTCTTTGATATCTTTTCTAATATACTGATTAAAAACAGGTTCTTCATTAAATCCATTTAGACGGATAGCATCTATTGTATTACCTTTTGTTAGTCCCTTTTCAAATTCAACATTATATTTTCGAGCTAACGTAGAACTTTTTCGACACCAACTTCCTCCATTGCCAAGCTGTAATGATTTATATTTATCCACAAATTCGGAAACATATACCCATCTACTTACACCTTTTTCGTCTGGCTTAGCGAGTTCAATAAAAAGTTCTGTTTTTGTTTTTTTTGCCATATTAAAATTCTTTTTTAAAAATTAAAATATACTCATGTTTAAAAATAAAATAATCACTTTTTAAAGCTCTATATTTCCAAATTCCGCCTACACCTATTTTTCCACGATTTCCTTCAATATTTTTTACTATTATTCCTTTTAACTTAACTTTAAAAGTTTGTTTTATATTATCTAAAACGTAAAAAGCCAAAGGTACTACTTCGCTGTTTTTATATACATCACCTAAAACGATTGCAAAATAACGATTTTTATCCAAGAAAGAAATAGTATTTGCAACAGCTTTATTGAAAGTTGCTATATATGTTTCCAAATCATTTATTCGAGATAAGTCTTCTTTTTTGTCAGTGAATTTAATAATATCCATATATGGAGGGTGCATTATTGCAAACTGCACACTTTTTTGCCTTAATTCACTTAAAGCATTTTCAACTTTTTCTTTAAATTTTTCTTTATTGGTTGTATCGCATTTCACAAGTTTAAAGGTTGATTCGTCGGAATTTTCCATTTGAGTTTTGACGTAATTAATTATTTCTGTGTTGATATCAACACCCACAAAACCTCGATTTAACTTTTCACATTCGTACAACGTAGTACCACTTCCCAAAAAACTATCAAGTACAATTTCATTTTTTTTCGTGTATCGTCTAATTAGTTGATAAGGTATCTGCGGAATAAAATTACCGTGATAGATGTTAGCATGTTTTCCTGACTTATCTCTCTCATTTATTAACCAAAGACTGTCAGTATTAATATCTAACTCTTTCCAATTTTTCAAGTCTAAATCGTTATATTTCATAAATATATCTTGTTTGAAAAATTAAGACCAACACACTTTGTCCAGCAAAGGTACATTAAAATTTCATATAAAACTGCACTATACTATGAATATAAAAAATAATTTCTTAGAAAATCTATTATGATTTAGGCAACAAAATCTTATTTGATGATTTTTTGCAATGATTTATGATCACGTAAAAGGTGATAAGGAAAAAGCTACCGAACTCGGTAGCTTTTTTGCGTAATTATGAAAACAAATATACAACTATTCAAATGAAAGAATAGCTGTTTTAATAATACTTATAGCGTCTCTGAGTTGTTCTTCAGTAATAACCAAAGGTGGAGCAAAGCGAATAATATCGCCGTGAGTAGGCTTAGCCAATACTCCCAACTCTTTCATTTTAATACAAACGTCCCATGCTTCTTTACCGTTTTTAGGCTTAATAACTACAGCGTTAAGCATTCCTCTACCTCTAACGGTTTCAATCATTTCGCTGTCAATTTTACGCATTTCGCTTCTAAAAATTTCGCCTAAATATTCTGCTCTTTCGGCAAGTTTTTCGTTTTTAAGAACTTGTAAAGCAGCAATAGCAACTTTGGCTGCAAGCGGATTTCCACCGTAGGTTGAGCCGTGTTCGCCGGGTTGTATTGTAAGCATAATTTCATCGTCGGCTAAAACTGCCGAAATAGGCATAGCGCCGCCGCTAAGAGCTTTTCCTAAAACCAATATGTCGGGACGAACATTTTCGTGGTCGCAGGCTAATAATTTACCCGTACGAGCCAAACCTGTTTGCACTTCGTCGGCTATAAACAATACGTTGTATTTCTTACATAACTCGTATGCTTTTTTCAAATAGCCATCATCAGGAACAAAAACACCGGCCTCGCCTTGAATAGGCTCAACAATAAAACCTGCAACATTCGGGTCTTGAAGTTCTTTTTCCAATGCTTCCAAATCGTTGAAAGGTATTTTTACAAATCCTGGTGTATATGGACCGTAATCGGAATAAGCTACAGGGTCGGTTGACATGGAAACCATTGTAATGGTACGACCATGGAAGTTCTCTATACAGCAAATAATTTTAGCTTGGTTTTGTTCTATGCCTTTAACCTTATATGCCCACTTACGACAAAGTTTAAGAGCTGTTTCGTCGGCTTCGGCTCCCGAGTTCATTGGTAAAACTTTATCGTATCCAAAATATTCGGTAATATATTTTTCGTATATACCCAACATATTGCTGTAAAAAGCTCTTGACGTAAGCGTTAGGGTATTAGCTTGTTCAACCATAGCTTCCACAATTTTGGGATGACAATGCCCTTGATTGACTGCAGAATAGGCAGACAAAAAGTCGTAATACTGTTTTCCTTCCACATCCCAAACCAATGCACCTTTACCTTTGGCTATAACCACAGGTATTGGGTGGTAATTGTGTGCTCCGTATTTTTCCTCTAATTCCATAGCTTTGGCTGAGGTAAGCCCTTTTAACATTTCATTTATCATAATAATTAATTCTTTTTTTAAAACTACGGCAAAGTTAAATATAAATATTGTAATGGCAGGGATTTTTACAAATATTTTCATTGTGGTTAGATAAAACTATGAAAAGGAAGCTGTTCTGCGGTTTACATTGATAGCCGTTAGCTTTTGGCTCTTAGCCGTTGGCAGTGGTTGGTGGTCAGTGATGGGAATCCTTTGGCTTTTAGTATCTAAAATTAGAAATCAGAAGTTAGAAATTAGAATTTAGAATTTGCTATCGCTTGTTTGTTACTGATGGGCGAGGGCGTATCTGCGATTTTGTTAAACTGTTTTTGCAATGAACGTACTTCACTCTTTTCGTTTAGATTGTTTGTTACAGTAAGAAAAAGCAATAGCCAACAAACGTGCTTTTAAAAGGATGGCATACATTTCTTCTGAATGTAGTTCGAAATGAATCCTTAGTGAGAACGGGAAGTTCCGAGCTTGCTCGGAAATCACCCGCACGAACTTAGGATTTATGAGAACGCAATTCAGAAAAGAAATGTCAGCCTTGACTTTTTGGTTCTTTTGTGTCACCCGAGTACCGTATAAACGGTACGAGAGCATTGAGTACCTTTAAAATTAATACGGAACGAAATAACACAAAAGAACATAAAGAAAGATTGAAACATAACCATCTATCTAAAGTCTTTAAAATCCAATAGAAACCATATTTTGGGGAATGAGCATTTTCGGTACTACGGTACTTAGGTAGGCTTAGTATCACAAGCTTACAGGAATTAAACTGACATAGTTAAATGGTTCGGTGCTACGCACCTATCTTATGTTTATTGTTATGTTATTACAAATGGTACGCCGTTATACGGCTTACGTTGATTGCTTTTAGTCCAAAAGTTTCGGAATGTTGCGTGGTACAAGTTCCGAGTATTGTCCTGAAAATTATGGTTCACTCCTAACTCAGAACTTCGGACTTCCGTCTTCCAACTTCAACACCCAATAGCTACAAGTCAGTAAAATCATTCAAATGCTACGGCACTATCGCCTTTAACAAGTGGTAAGTATTTTAAAGATGGAGAAGCAATAAGTTCGCCTAATCCTAAGGTATCCCATTTGTTGTCTATATTGGCAATTGTTTCGGGATTCATTGTTACAATATTGGGCCATTTTCGGTCGAAAAAATTGTTTTGTCTGTTTTTGGAAGTTCCGTCAATGATTAAAGGTAGTTGAGGCATGTTGTTTTCGTTGAAACTAAAATAACAATCTCTTTCGGGGTCAATATTGTTTGCAACTAACCAAGTAATTGTAGAAAAATCCATATTTACAACTTCCGAATCAACTATAATTAGGTAATGAATTACATTTTCGATGTTTTTGTTTATGCTATTTACCAAATCGTATATTTCTATTTTATTTTCAAGACTTATAATAAGTGCAGGAAAATTAAGTTTAAGCAAACTGCTGTTGTACGTGAGTTTTGTGTTGTTTAAAAACATCAGAGTTTCTTCGGCATCGAATGTGTTTTTAATGTTGTTTTTAGAAGTCGCATCAAATCCGATTTTTGAACCGTATGCAAATTGAGTGCTTGCGTGGTCTAAGACATCGGTAGGACCGTTTGAAAAGCTAATATCAGTCAAAGGATTGACGTTTTGAGCAATAATTTTCAGCAACTCAAAGTAGTTTTTAAGGTTTACGTCTTCGTCGAAAACAAACAGGGCTTTATTAAACATCATTTGTCCGGCTCCCCACAATGCATTCATAACTTTATTAGCTTGTCCCGGATACGATTTTTTAATGTTAGCCAACACAATATTGTGAAAAACGCCTTCGTGAGGCATGTGCATATCTTTAAGTTCAGGCACTATTGCAAACTGAATTAGCGGCAAAAAAATTCTTTCGGTAGCCAAACCAAGCCATTTGTCCTCTTGCGGAGGTATTCCTACGATAGTTGTCGGGTAAATCGCATCTTTTTTATGAGTTATGCAAGTTACGTGAAATTTAGGATAATAATCGGCTAAGGAGTAAAAACCTGTATGGTCGCCGAAAGGACCTTCCAAAACTAATTCTTCATTCGGATCGACGTAACCTTCAATAACAAAATCGGCATCGTATGGTACGTAAATATCGTTGGTAATACACTTTACAAGTTTCACCTTTTTTTTACGCAAAAAACCGGCTAACAAATATTCGTTTATATTTTCGGGCAAAGGAGCCGATGCACAATAAGTATATATTGGGTCGCCGCCAAGCACGACTGATACAGGCATCAGCTTGTTTTGTTTTTTGTAGATTTGGTAATGAGATGCCGAATTTTTGTGCAGATGCCAATGCATACCTGTTTCGTTTTCTGAAAGGACTTGCATACGGTACATTCCTACATTTTGAATATTATTTTCGGGGTTGACGGTATGAACAATCGGTAATGTAATAAAAGGCGCAGCATCGTGTGTCCAACATTTTATTATTGGTAGTTCATTTAAGTTTGCTTGTCGGTTTATAACTTGCTGACAAATTCCCTTTCTGTTAGTTTTTTTTGGAAAAAAATTGCTAAGTTCGTTTAGCAAAGGCAATAGCTTTAGCTTATCTTTTAAGGTGTTTTTTGGTTCAAATAATTTCTCTATAATGTTATTGATTTCTCGTGCAGGTTTATCAATATCGCTGATGTTTAAAGCTTCGCAAAGTCTTTTGTCGGAAGCAAAAGCATTGATAAGTACAGGAAATTTTGAACCGTTATTTTCAAACAAAATTGCTTTGCCGTTGTTTTTAACCATACGGTCGGCTATTTCGCTTATTTCCAATTCGGTAGAAACAAAAGATTTTACTCTAACGATTTCATCAATCTGTTCAAGATTATGAACAAACTTTTGCATTCCGTAGTATTTTTGTTTCATAGTGTAATAAGCCAAATAGGTTGGCAATAATTATTTCATGTTACGTTTTACCATTTCTTCGACAATAAAAGATGCAACATCGTCGGCGTAAGTGTTCATGCCGAAGCCAGCATCATATCCGAGTTCTTTGGCAAGTTCGTGAGATATACGAGGTCCACCGCAAATCAAAATTATTTTATCTCTCAGATTTTCTGCTTCCAACATTTCAACCAATTCAGTCAGATTTTGTATGTGAACATCTTTTTGAGTTACCGTTTGCGACACGAGCAGAGCATCGGCTTTAAGTTCTATAGCTTTAGCAATAAAATCTTCGTTCAAAACCTGACTACCCATATTAAGAGCTTCAAACATTTCGTAGCGTTCCAAGCCGAAGTGTCCGGCATATCCTTTCATGTTCATAATAGCATCAATTCCAACGGTATGAGCGTCGGTTCCGGTGCTGGCGCCAACAACAACAACTTTTCTTCCGATATTTTCTTTAATATACTCGTTAGTCTCTTCCATGCTCATTGTTGTAGTTTCAACCTTCGGCACATATATTTTTGTGAAATCAATAGTGTGGGTGCAACTACCGTAACAATTAAAAAAAGTGAATCCTTCCGTCAGTTCTTTATAATAAACAACCATAGGATTATCAAAGCCCATAGCTCTCATAATTTGTTTGGCGGCTTCAACGGCTTCGGCATTGCACGAAACTGGTAGAGTGAAACTTAGCTGAACCTTGCCGTCGTTCATCGTATCGCCGTAAGGTTTAAGTTTTTTAAGGTCTAGGGTAGTATTGCCTTGTTTATTATCAGTTGTAAAACTACATCCACTCATAACAATTTATCCTTTCTATTTTATATTATTTCAAATTTGCGTTCATTAAACCTATAAACGGATTATAGTATGCATTGCCTTTTTGGACTACGCCATCAAGACCTTTGCCACCGTTTTTCGGTCGTTTTACATCGGCGAATATACCTTTTTCAAGAGCGTTAAATAAGCCTTCTTGTTCAATCTTTTTGAGTAAATCCAATGCTTCATCAAGTACTTGATGAGCTCTTTTTTGTATAATTCCGTTTTCTTTAAATTCAACATCGCTTCCCAAATCTTTCATGTTGTTGAATATGTATTTAGCATTTTCTATCGATAAATACCTATCGCTCATAAAAGGCGTGTGTACAGCTTCGGTCAGCATTCCCAAAAGTTGCAAACCTTGTCCTGTCCATATAGCAATTTGATTAAACAATGCGTTTTGCACGTGTCCTTTGAAAATATTGCCTGTCATGTATTTGGTTGGAGGCATGTATTTTAGAGGAGCTTTTGGGAAAATTTCTCTTGTCATTTGAGCTTGTGCAAGCTCGTACAAGAACCCGTTTGTAATGTCCGGATCCATTTCAAAAGCGTGTCCAAGTCCCATTTGTTCTTCGGGAAGACCAGCTGTTAGTGCCAATTGCTCATTTATAAGGTCGCTTGCAAGAACAGTTCTGGCTTCTTCGTAAGCATCTGATGTTGTAAGGTAGTTGTCTTCACCGGTATTGATAATAATTCCGGCAAATCCGTTGATAATTCGCGAAAAATATTGGTCAACCAATGTGCGTTGCATATTAATATCGCGGAACAAAATTCCGTACAGGGCATCGTTAAGCATAACGTCAAGACCTTCAAAAGCACCCATAACGGCAATTTCGGGCATACATAGTCCGGAACAATAGTTGCAAAGTCTTATGTATCTGCCAACTTCGTATCCAACTTCATCTAAGGCTTTACGCATAATTCGGAAATTTTCCTGAGTAGCGTAAGTTCC
Encoded here:
- a CDS encoding bifunctional folylpolyglutamate synthase/dihydrofolate synthase codes for the protein MAKTYSEVVDFLFTQLPMFQRIGAAAYKADLSTTISLNNILGNLQTKYPAVHIAGTNGKGSVSHFTASVLQENGFKVGLFTSPHFKDFTERIKINGKPISEDKVVEFVEQNMQIFSSIKPSFFEWTFALATWYFYEQKVDIAVFETGMGGRLDSTNTVNPVITCITNVGLDHTQFLGDTVSLIAAEKAGIIKENIPIVVGSPEDEAFDVISRKANQQNSKLYNSEILFKEKYHNLISDEDRRRLQVKLVNTETNKGFEVESPLIGTYQISNIKTVLSIVYALQQNNIINIEDATVVKGINNCNKNVPLFGRWQIMQTQPTVIADVAHNINGITQVVEQLKSYNYEKLHIVLGMANDKDISGMLGLLPKEAEYYFCKADVPRGLDANLLKQQAQAYNLFGETFSSCSVALQKAIQSANITDVVLVTGSVFVVAEII
- a CDS encoding superoxide dismutase, whose translation is MNYKFKELPFAYDALEPYLDARTMEIHYSKHHKGYYDKFVDAVSKTEFNGLPIEEIFKQASKVPAAVRNNGGGYYNHELYWNCVGENGGGEPKGKLLEAINKQFGSFEEFKTLFENAAATRFGSGWAWLSVKPDNTLSVSSTGNQENPLWDTAECQGQPILTIDVWEHAYYLKYQNRRPDFIKEFWNVVDWEKVAKRYEEIVK
- a CDS encoding DNA adenine methylase → MNYIGSKYKLSKFIVSTIESVVGKDLSDKVFCDIFAGTGIVARTFKNKVKKVIANDFEYYSYVLNKNYIENHQEIPNREYYLSFLDNLSPKEGFIYNHYCAGSGSGRQYFSDENGMKIDAVRQQIKEWRDNKEIDDSLYYFLLASLLESADKVANTASVYGAFLKHLKKTAQKRLILEPAEYSLNDNEHEVFNKDSNLLIKEIEGDILYLDPPYNTRQYGANYHILNTIAKYDSFTPKGKTGLRTYKKSQYCSKATVRNSFEELIKQAQFKYIFLSYNNEGLMSIEDIKNTMSKYGKYGLVLTDYQRFRADREENRNHYASKTQEFIHILEK
- a CDS encoding DNA methyltransferase; translation: MKYNDLDLKNWKELDINTDSLWLINERDKSGKHANIYHGNFIPQIPYQLIRRYTKKNEIVLDSFLGSGTTLYECEKLNRGFVGVDINTEIINYVKTQMENSDESTFKLVKCDTTNKEKFKEKVENALSELRQKSVQFAIMHPPYMDIIKFTDKKEDLSRINDLETYIATFNKAVANTISFLDKNRYFAIVLGDVYKNSEVVPLAFYVLDNIKQTFKVKLKGIIVKNIEGNRGKIGVGGIWKYRALKSDYFIFKHEYILIFKKEF
- the rocD gene encoding ornithine--oxo-acid transaminase, whose amino-acid sequence is MLKGLTSAKAMELEEKYGAHNYHPIPVVIAKGKGALVWDVEGKQYYDFLSAYSAVNQGHCHPKIVEAMVEQANTLTLTSRAFYSNMLGIYEKYITEYFGYDKVLPMNSGAEADETALKLCRKWAYKVKGIEQNQAKIICCIENFHGRTITMVSMSTDPVAYSDYGPYTPGFVKIPFNDLEALEKELQDPNVAGFIVEPIQGEAGVFVPDDGYLKKAYELCKKYNVLFIADEVQTGLARTGKLLACDHENVRPDILVLGKALSGGAMPISAVLADDEIMLTIQPGEHGSTYGGNPLAAKVAIAALQVLKNEKLAERAEYLGEIFRSEMRKIDSEMIETVRGRGMLNAVVIKPKNGKEAWDVCIKMKELGVLAKPTHGDIIRFAPPLVITEEQLRDAISIIKTAILSFE
- a CDS encoding menaquinone biosynthesis decarboxylase, translated to MKQKYYGMQKFVHNLEQIDEIVRVKSFVSTELEISEIADRMVKNNGKAILFENNGSKFPVLINAFASDKRLCEALNISDIDKPAREINNIIEKLFEPKNTLKDKLKLLPLLNELSNFFPKKTNRKGICQQVINRQANLNELPIIKCWTHDAAPFITLPIVHTVNPENNIQNVGMYRMQVLSENETGMHWHLHKNSASHYQIYKKQNKLMPVSVVLGGDPIYTYCASAPLPENINEYLLAGFLRKKKVKLVKCITNDIYVPYDADFVIEGYVDPNEELVLEGPFGDHTGFYSLADYYPKFHVTCITHKKDAIYPTTIVGIPPQEDKWLGLATERIFLPLIQFAIVPELKDMHMPHEGVFHNIVLANIKKSYPGQANKVMNALWGAGQMMFNKALFVFDEDVNLKNYFELLKIIAQNVNPLTDISFSNGPTDVLDHASTQFAYGSKIGFDATSKNNIKNTFDAEETLMFLNNTKLTYNSSLLKLNFPALIISLENKIEIYDLVNSINKNIENVIHYLIIVDSEVVNMDFSTITWLVANNIDPERDCYFSFNENNMPQLPLIIDGTSKNRQNNFFDRKWPNIVTMNPETIANIDNKWDTLGLGELIASPSLKYLPLVKGDSAVAFE
- a CDS encoding OAM dimerization domain-containing protein, whose amino-acid sequence is MSGCSFTTDNKQGNTTLDLKKLKPYGDTMNDGKVQLSFTLPVSCNAEAVEAAKQIMRAMGFDNPMVVYYKELTEGFTFFNCYGSCTHTIDFTKIYVPKVETTTMSMEETNEYIKENIGRKVVVVGASTGTDAHTVGIDAIMNMKGYAGHFGLERYEMFEALNMGSQVLNEDFIAKAIELKADALLVSQTVTQKDVHIQNLTELVEMLEAENLRDKIILICGGPRISHELAKELGYDAGFGMNTYADDVASFIVEEMVKRNMK
- a CDS encoding lysine 5,6-aminomutase subunit alpha → MEQKSKLGLDFNKVEEARKVASNIANSVQEFVENYTTVAVERTLARLMGIDGINENEVPYPNVIVDFLKDKNVLSQGLLYYLSNAMVATSLTPQQIAEKVNTGEIDITQYPAISFTERENILKPYVTKSIERITEKRKNREKTIAEIGEGAMPYLYVIVATGNIYEDTIQAQAAARQGADIIAVIRTTGQSLLDYVPYGATTEGFGGTYATQENFRIMRKALDEVGYEVGRYIRLCNYCSGLCMPEIAVMGAFEGLDVMLNDALYGILFRDINMQRTLVDQYFSRIINGFAGIIINTGEDNYLTTSDAYEEARTVLASDLINEQLALTAGLPEEQMGLGHAFEMDPDITNGFLYELAQAQMTREIFPKAPLKYMPPTKYMTGNIFKGHVQNALFNQIAIWTGQGLQLLGMLTEAVHTPFMSDRYLSIENAKYIFNNMKDLGSDVEFKENGIIQKRAHQVLDEALDLLKKIEQEGLFNALEKGIFADVKRPKNGGKGLDGVVQKGNAYYNPFIGLMNANLK